A stretch of the Archangium violaceum genome encodes the following:
- a CDS encoding DUF885 domain-containing protein — MPSSRFLAPLLLVLSLGACATPSSATISSPPPAADAKTGGEIDQRLLAFLDAAYEERLALSPESLTYQGSKQSYDRLDDYTEAGARKQQELAEQQLARMKREFDERALSPASRLSYRLFEDLVVRGRGRLRWYSHAFPVTNSSSPTGNIPVFLINAHRVGSVSDAQAYVSRLREVPRVMKEISEWMRAQAARGIVPPKFVFAPVEADARRVISGAPFDTGADSAVWADFQKKVGALEAPAEVKARLLDEARVALKGPFKSGYETILATIAEVGRQAKGNDGAWSLPDGAAYYADQLRFYTTTEMTPEEIHAAGLAEVERIHREMEAVQKQVGFQGSLQDFFAHVKADARSHYPDTEEGKQAYLEDARRFIAQAMREAPRLFHRLPRAALEVRAVEPWRQETAPVAFYNSPAPDGSRPGIYYVNLADMNQVLKPQIEGITYHEAAPGHHFQVAFAQELEGLPKFRRFGFHGAYIEGWGLYAEKLGRELGFYADPYSRFGQLSLELWRATRLVTDSGMHARRWSREQAIEYFKKNTLLSDRDIVKEVERYLVWPGQATSYKVGELRILALRARAQDALGPSFDVRDFHQVVLGNGSLPLDVLGEQVEAYIAAKRAPPAH; from the coding sequence GTGCCGTCTTCCCGATTCCTCGCGCCGCTGCTGCTCGTGCTGTCACTCGGTGCGTGCGCGACCCCTTCCTCCGCTACGATCTCGTCCCCGCCCCCCGCGGCGGACGCGAAGACCGGCGGCGAGATCGATCAACGCCTGCTGGCCTTCCTGGACGCGGCCTACGAGGAGCGCCTCGCGCTCAGCCCCGAGAGCCTCACCTACCAGGGTTCGAAGCAGTCCTATGATCGGCTCGACGACTACACCGAGGCGGGGGCACGCAAGCAGCAGGAGCTCGCCGAGCAGCAGCTCGCCCGGATGAAGCGCGAGTTCGATGAGCGCGCCTTGAGCCCCGCCTCGCGCCTGTCCTACCGGCTCTTCGAGGACCTGGTCGTCCGGGGCAGGGGGCGGCTGCGGTGGTACTCACACGCCTTTCCCGTCACCAACAGCTCGAGCCCGACCGGGAACATCCCGGTGTTCCTCATCAACGCGCACCGGGTGGGCTCGGTGAGTGACGCCCAGGCGTACGTGTCGCGCCTGCGCGAGGTACCGCGGGTCATGAAGGAGATCTCCGAGTGGATGCGGGCGCAGGCGGCCCGGGGAATCGTCCCGCCGAAGTTCGTCTTCGCTCCGGTCGAGGCCGATGCCCGCCGGGTGATCTCCGGCGCGCCGTTCGACACGGGCGCGGACAGCGCAGTGTGGGCGGACTTCCAGAAGAAGGTGGGCGCGCTCGAGGCACCCGCGGAGGTGAAGGCCCGGCTGCTCGACGAGGCGCGCGTGGCCCTGAAGGGTCCGTTCAAGAGCGGCTACGAGACGATCCTCGCGACGATCGCCGAGGTGGGCCGGCAGGCGAAGGGCAATGACGGAGCGTGGAGCCTGCCCGACGGCGCGGCCTACTACGCCGACCAGCTGCGCTTCTACACGACCACGGAGATGACGCCGGAGGAGATTCACGCGGCGGGTCTGGCGGAGGTGGAGCGCATCCACCGCGAGATGGAGGCCGTCCAGAAGCAGGTGGGCTTCCAGGGCTCGCTCCAGGACTTCTTCGCCCACGTGAAGGCGGATGCGCGCTCGCACTACCCGGACACCGAGGAGGGCAAGCAGGCCTACCTGGAGGACGCGCGGCGGTTCATTGCCCAGGCCATGAGGGAGGCACCCCGCCTGTTCCACCGTCTGCCCCGGGCGGCGCTCGAGGTGCGCGCGGTCGAGCCCTGGCGGCAGGAGACGGCGCCGGTGGCCTTCTACAACTCGCCGGCTCCGGATGGCTCCCGGCCCGGCATCTACTACGTCAACCTCGCGGACATGAATCAGGTGCTCAAGCCGCAGATCGAGGGCATCACCTACCATGAGGCGGCACCCGGCCATCACTTCCAGGTCGCCTTCGCGCAGGAGCTCGAGGGCCTGCCGAAGTTCCGTCGCTTCGGCTTCCACGGCGCCTATATCGAGGGATGGGGCCTGTACGCCGAGAAGCTCGGGCGGGAGCTGGGCTTCTACGCGGATCCCTATTCCCGCTTCGGCCAGTTGTCGCTGGAGCTGTGGCGGGCGACCCGGCTCGTCACGGACTCTGGCATGCACGCCAGGCGCTGGTCGCGCGAGCAGGCCATCGAGTACTTCAAGAAGAACACGCTGCTGAGCGACCGGGACATCGTCAAGGAAGTGGAGCGCTACCTCGTGTGGCCCGGGCAGGCGACGAGCTACAAGGTGGGCGAGCTGCGCATCCTGGCGTTGCGCGCCCGGGCCCAGGATGCGCTCGGGCCGAGCTTCGACGTGCGGGACTTCCACCAGGTCGTCCTCGGCAACGGCTCGCTGCCGCTCGACGTCCTGGGCGAGCAGGTGGAGGCGTACATCGCGGCGAAGCGCGCCCCCCCGGCCCACTGA
- a CDS encoding carbohydrate-binding domain-containing protein → MHRVLPKLLLALVVVVASPASAASTGGSGGPLTDRTFLSFYDSASGYTSDYHLYAAGLDWSKPVGLLVYADGSGEYGLKNPGSTYLLAGTNGLINVAKRNNMVLLTPFSPNKACADGDGSCWYQGDPPGYTRWAEALVKRVQSQYPIETDRVAFGGYSSGAQLATEYWVPSGAAQRTMTDGVVVAISYGGSPKVTASISEAFRTRVHMNWNTGDKDTAYTTTSSYGVKAGYAWYTDRAFQTSLDVIAGLGHSRSDFGLVMERQIKEHVPAGSTTTPPPTLAGLLEGEDMAWQYGTYDVYSDSTASGGYKYVFWTNGGSAGTLNASTSFNTLELRGKADFYGSAYPQGRVTVDGVVVGTVSFDSESWQTKTLTGNWAAGSHTVRVEYTNDSSYRGLILDVIRAMAK, encoded by the coding sequence ATGCACCGTGTCTTGCCGAAGCTCCTCCTGGCGTTGGTGGTTGTGGTCGCGTCGCCTGCGTCGGCCGCGTCGACCGGCGGCAGCGGCGGTCCGCTGACCGATCGCACCTTCCTCAGCTTCTACGACTCCGCTTCCGGCTACACCTCTGACTACCACCTGTATGCGGCCGGGCTGGACTGGTCCAAGCCGGTCGGCCTCCTGGTCTATGCGGACGGGTCCGGCGAGTACGGGCTGAAGAACCCCGGGAGCACCTATCTGCTGGCCGGGACCAACGGCCTCATCAACGTGGCCAAGCGGAACAACATGGTGCTGCTGACGCCGTTCTCCCCGAACAAGGCCTGCGCGGACGGCGACGGCTCCTGCTGGTACCAGGGCGACCCGCCCGGCTACACCAGGTGGGCCGAGGCGCTGGTCAAGCGCGTGCAGAGCCAGTACCCCATCGAGACGGACAGGGTGGCCTTCGGCGGCTACTCCTCGGGCGCGCAGCTCGCGACCGAGTATTGGGTGCCGTCCGGGGCAGCGCAGCGCACCATGACCGACGGCGTGGTCGTGGCGATCTCCTACGGAGGCAGCCCCAAGGTGACGGCGTCCATCTCGGAGGCATTCCGCACCCGCGTCCACATGAACTGGAACACCGGGGACAAGGACACCGCCTACACCACCACGAGCTCCTACGGGGTGAAGGCCGGTTACGCGTGGTACACCGACCGCGCCTTCCAGACGTCCCTGGATGTCATCGCGGGCCTGGGCCACTCCCGCAGCGACTTCGGACTGGTCATGGAGAGGCAGATCAAGGAGCACGTCCCGGCCGGCAGCACCACCACCCCGCCCCCCACCCTGGCAGGGCTGCTCGAGGGTGAGGACATGGCCTGGCAGTACGGCACCTACGACGTCTACTCCGACAGCACCGCGTCGGGCGGTTACAAGTACGTCTTCTGGACCAACGGTGGTTCGGCGGGCACGCTCAACGCGTCCACTTCCTTCAACACCCTCGAGCTGCGTGGCAAGGCCGATTTCTACGGCAGTGCCTACCCGCAGGGGCGGGTCACGGTCGATGGTGTGGTGGTGGGCACCGTCTCCTTCGACTCCGAGAGCTGGCAGACCAAGACGCTCACGGGGAATTGGGCGGCCGGCTCGCACACGGTGCGGGTCGAGTACACCAACGATTCGTCCTACCGTGGGCTGATTCTCGACGTCATCCGTGCGATGGCGAAGTAG
- a CDS encoding aconitase family protein: protein MLATQTLVQKHPKNMKVDVRGRLPPGATAKDLALHVMRCLGTAGGTGHVIEYTGPAIEALDMAGRMDNVVQLKASEAGQLVTWGTTPATAIRLDDALPDPAAIEDPTRRKQTEQMLRYMGLSPGQKLRGVPVDVVFIGSCTNARIENLRAAAEIVKGRHVAAGVRALVVPGSGQTKAMAEAEGLAELFTAAGWEWRESGCSLCLGMNAPFHDPDGHRGRPALAGYRHGRSIVPPSW, encoded by the coding sequence GTGCTGGCCACGCAGACACTCGTCCAGAAGCATCCGAAGAACATGAAGGTGGACGTACGTGGGAGGCTGCCACCCGGGGCCACGGCCAAGGACCTGGCCCTGCACGTCATGCGCTGTCTGGGCACGGCTGGCGGAACCGGCCACGTCATCGAGTATACGGGCCCCGCCATCGAGGCTCTCGACATGGCGGGCCGCATGGACAATGTGGTCCAGCTCAAGGCCTCCGAGGCCGGGCAGCTCGTCACCTGGGGCACGACTCCGGCCACCGCCATACGCCTCGATGACGCACTGCCCGATCCCGCGGCCATCGAGGACCCGACACGCCGAAAGCAGACCGAGCAGATGTTGCGCTATATGGGCCTGTCGCCTGGCCAGAAGCTTCGCGGGGTGCCGGTTGATGTCGTCTTCATCGGCAGTTGCACCAATGCTCGGATCGAGAATCTGCGCGCGGCAGCCGAGATCGTGAAGGGGCGGCATGTGGCCGCGGGCGTTCGCGCCCTGGTGGTGCCCGGTTCAGGCCAGACCAAGGCCATGGCGGAAGCCGAAGGCCTGGCCGAGCTGTTCACCGCGGCCGGATGGGAGTGGCGTGAATCCGGCTGCTCGCTGTGTCTGGGCATGAATGCGCCCTTTCACGACCCTGACGGGCATCGCGGCCGTCCTGCCCTTGCCGGATATCGACACGGACGTTCGATCGTGCCTCCATCCTGGTAA
- a CDS encoding peptidoglycan DD-metalloendopeptidase family protein — MSTNDAIWAAAGGVVRVAGYDGNPSPSINGNQVIIDHGGDFCTQYNHLNTVNVRRGQTVERGHLLGGAGATGSATGVHLHFNTIYCSDFTTRGALTTVEYPNGFYYGQSITSKNYQGLPYGLKGAIGERWQDDGGEAYYGKPTTAERCGLIQSGCYQVFEKGFIHWTPNTGAWGTRGAISRKWRAIGSENGVLGYPRGPERCGLVGGGCYQAFQDGYIHWTPDYADAYFTTGAISAKWRALGSENGFLRYPRSDEMGGLKDGGSYQLFQGGSIHWTSTTGAHPTRGAIRTTWANMGSENSWLGYPTSDEYKDSLGNTVQNFQGGKIYWNATSGTWTSQ, encoded by the coding sequence ATGAGCACCAATGACGCCATCTGGGCAGCGGCCGGTGGCGTGGTGCGGGTGGCCGGCTACGATGGCAACCCGTCTCCGTCCATCAACGGCAACCAGGTCATCATCGACCACGGTGGCGACTTCTGCACCCAGTACAATCACCTCAACACGGTCAATGTCAGGCGCGGTCAGACCGTGGAACGTGGGCACCTTCTGGGCGGCGCTGGCGCGACAGGCTCGGCCACCGGGGTCCACCTCCACTTCAACACCATCTACTGCTCCGATTTCACCACCCGAGGCGCGCTCACGACCGTCGAGTACCCCAACGGCTTCTACTACGGCCAGAGCATCACCAGTAAGAACTACCAGGGGCTGCCCTATGGGCTGAAGGGTGCCATTGGCGAGCGGTGGCAGGATGACGGGGGCGAGGCGTACTACGGGAAGCCGACCACCGCCGAGAGGTGCGGCCTGATCCAGAGCGGGTGCTATCAGGTCTTCGAGAAGGGCTTCATCCACTGGACTCCCAACACCGGAGCCTGGGGAACCCGAGGGGCCATCAGCAGGAAGTGGCGCGCGATCGGTTCCGAGAACGGAGTCCTCGGGTATCCGAGGGGACCCGAGCGGTGCGGCCTCGTGGGTGGAGGGTGCTATCAGGCGTTCCAGGACGGCTACATCCATTGGACGCCCGACTACGCGGATGCCTACTTCACGACCGGGGCGATCTCCGCGAAGTGGCGCGCGCTGGGGAGCGAGAACGGCTTCCTGAGGTATCCGAGGAGCGACGAGATGGGGGGGCTCAAGGATGGCGGCTCCTACCAGCTCTTCCAGGGCGGCTCCATCCACTGGACGTCCACCACGGGAGCGCACCCCACTCGCGGGGCGATCCGGACGACCTGGGCGAACATGGGTTCCGAGAACAGTTGGTTGGGCTACCCCACCAGCGATGAATACAAGGACTCCCTCGGGAACACCGTCCAGAACTTCCAGGGTGGGAAGATCTACTGGAACGCGACTTCTGGGACCTGGACTTCCCAGTAG
- the leuD gene encoding 3-isopropylmalate dehydratase small subunit has product MSTRTFDRASILVTGANLGCGSSREHAVWALDDFGIRSIIAPGFSDIFYANAVKNGLLPAVLEEEDCRRLMAEISASRQPEVAIDLPEQTIRSPAGTVMSFRIGSTHKQALLEGLDEIAQTLSWLADIEAWERREAELEPSSRKARMSACPTEPGTGRIEDYGCP; this is encoded by the coding sequence ATATCGACACGGACGTTCGATCGTGCCTCCATCCTGGTAACCGGCGCCAACCTTGGATGCGGATCGTCTCGAGAGCATGCGGTCTGGGCACTGGATGACTTCGGTATCCGGAGCATCATCGCGCCAGGCTTTTCCGACATCTTCTACGCCAACGCTGTCAAGAACGGGCTCCTGCCCGCAGTCCTCGAAGAGGAGGATTGCAGGAGATTGATGGCGGAAATCTCCGCCTCCAGGCAGCCGGAGGTCGCCATCGATCTGCCCGAACAGACGATAAGGAGTCCGGCTGGCACCGTCATGAGCTTCAGGATTGGCAGCACGCACAAGCAAGCGCTCCTCGAAGGTCTCGACGAGATCGCCCAAACCCTCTCGTGGCTGGCGGACATCGAGGCTTGGGAGCGCCGGGAAGCGGAGCTCGAGCCCTCCTCACGAAAGGCCCGGATGAGCGCCTGCCCAACCGAGCCCGGTACTGGGAGGATTGAGGATTACGGTTGTCCGTAG
- a CDS encoding HEAT repeat domain-containing protein codes for MTEEQRDAALRNIRGPELEAIVLAAKLLSADSSTTARLLELLTSEERVEVRHGILYALSWHEDVCLWDLVIQILSDQKEHPKVRGQAAECLSCLFDKVETDSKEFKAAVDALQQALRDDSPEVRYCAAHALGATNYLPLIPVLQGMLMDRTPVEGWMGSVGDEASRAIEWSMQGNSQHLGNIPMDREPADVLDAVRAEIHARSESKLFSLLMELESGLRRYDKFPEGAFDRYTSLLADPAFWKHDDTWQFVKEIGDFWKLLSSSQREQIRPLLIANLDKGSNPMGGIRHRRAAWWPPWRPGCAGGTPEGRRTANCGGVLSSCFATWRKRY; via the coding sequence TTGACCGAAGAGCAGAGGGACGCTGCACTGAGGAACATCCGAGGACCGGAGCTCGAAGCCATCGTTCTGGCGGCGAAGCTGCTTTCGGCTGACAGCTCGACGACGGCGAGGCTGCTCGAACTGCTCACAAGCGAGGAGCGTGTCGAGGTGCGACACGGTATTCTCTATGCGCTGAGCTGGCATGAAGACGTCTGCTTGTGGGATCTCGTGATCCAGATTCTCTCGGACCAGAAGGAGCACCCCAAGGTTCGGGGTCAGGCCGCGGAGTGCCTCTCCTGCTTGTTCGACAAGGTCGAGACCGATTCCAAGGAGTTCAAAGCCGCCGTCGATGCTCTTCAGCAGGCATTGAGAGACGATTCGCCCGAGGTCCGGTACTGTGCTGCCCATGCACTCGGGGCGACCAATTACCTGCCGCTCATCCCAGTGCTTCAAGGAATGCTCATGGACCGGACGCCGGTTGAGGGATGGATGGGCTCTGTGGGCGATGAGGCGTCCAGGGCAATCGAATGGAGCATGCAGGGGAACTCACAGCACCTTGGCAACATACCGATGGACCGTGAACCGGCGGATGTGCTCGATGCTGTTCGGGCAGAAATTCATGCTCGGTCCGAAAGCAAGTTATTCAGCCTCCTGATGGAGCTTGAGTCCGGGCTGCGTAGGTACGACAAATTCCCTGAAGGAGCGTTCGATCGATACACGTCACTGCTTGCTGATCCGGCATTTTGGAAGCACGATGACACCTGGCAGTTCGTGAAAGAGATTGGGGATTTCTGGAAGCTCCTTTCGTCGAGTCAGCGAGAGCAGATCCGGCCGTTGCTGATTGCCAACCTCGACAAAGGCTCCAATCCGATGGGGGGCATTCGTCATCGGAGAGCTGCTTGGTGGCCGCCATGGCGACCAGGCTGCGCTGGAGGCACTCCAGAAGGACGACGAACGGCAAATTGCGGCGGCGTGCTGTCCTCGTGCTTCGCCACTTGGAGAAAGCGATATTGA